The Pontibacter pudoricolor genome contains a region encoding:
- a CDS encoding SusD/RagB family nutrient-binding outer membrane lipoprotein, whose product MKKFKYITAGLAATLMLSFTSCDEFLDVNTNPNSPTAAPIAQVLTNVTVNTGFRNGSDLHRFTSLIMQQFSGQAGTTIQTREYQRYLIQPSDLNNMYNSFYATALPDIDYIIKNSANSPHYSGVAKILKGYTYSQVVDIWGDVPFTEALQGTANIAPKLTDDELIYDELFNIINEGIAEVKSPTSAISPGSNETIYAGDRQKWEKFANTLKLRMLLHYSEIDPTFAKSQMDALIASGAPFMASNADNFQMSFGTATSAQNPIHQFEVARLNYTFPNKYLVDLMNAKLDPRRPAYFTDFPFGSGQYVGAAAGDPESINYSRLHTYLRGSLRDVLTPNAAGAIVANTKNNDAYSGSAPIRMLTFAEYNFIRAEHALRFGGGAAAAEPFYKAGIEASMTAAGVSATDKAAYLLLQGTLTGTPEEMLSQIITQKYIANYGVALEPWTDWRRTGYPAITPVPTNIAVIDYIPRSLYYPEAETNTNPNVKQKPGMNVRIFWDEN is encoded by the coding sequence ATGAAGAAATTTAAATATATAACAGCAGGCCTGGCAGCAACCTTAATGCTGTCGTTCACCTCCTGCGACGAGTTCCTGGATGTTAACACGAACCCTAACAGCCCTACTGCAGCTCCGATCGCTCAGGTGCTTACCAACGTAACTGTGAATACAGGTTTCAGAAATGGTAGCGACCTGCACCGTTTCACGTCCCTGATCATGCAGCAGTTTTCAGGTCAGGCGGGAACCACGATCCAGACAAGAGAGTATCAGCGGTACCTTATTCAGCCATCTGACCTGAATAACATGTACAACTCTTTTTATGCAACTGCTCTACCTGATATCGATTATATCATTAAAAACAGCGCAAACAGCCCGCATTACTCCGGAGTTGCTAAAATACTGAAAGGGTACACGTACTCTCAGGTGGTTGATATATGGGGTGATGTGCCATTTACGGAAGCTTTACAGGGTACCGCTAATATTGCTCCGAAACTTACGGATGATGAGCTGATCTATGATGAGCTTTTCAATATAATTAATGAAGGTATAGCAGAAGTAAAATCTCCTACATCGGCTATTTCGCCGGGAAGCAACGAGACCATTTATGCCGGAGACCGCCAGAAATGGGAGAAATTTGCAAACACCCTGAAACTGCGCATGCTGCTGCATTACAGCGAAATCGATCCGACATTTGCAAAGTCTCAAATGGATGCCCTTATTGCCAGCGGGGCACCATTCATGGCTTCTAATGCAGATAACTTCCAGATGAGCTTTGGAACTGCAACATCTGCACAGAACCCGATCCATCAGTTTGAGGTTGCACGTTTAAACTATACTTTCCCGAATAAGTACCTGGTTGATCTGATGAACGCTAAGTTAGATCCGCGCAGACCAGCTTATTTCACTGACTTCCCTTTTGGTTCAGGTCAGTATGTAGGTGCTGCTGCCGGTGATCCGGAATCAATCAATTACTCCAGGCTGCATACCTACCTTCGTGGTAGTCTGAGAGATGTTTTAACACCAAATGCTGCTGGTGCTATAGTTGCCAACACAAAAAACAATGATGCTTACTCAGGATCTGCTCCTATCCGTATGCTAACTTTTGCTGAGTATAACTTCATCAGAGCTGAACATGCGTTGCGTTTTGGTGGCGGTGCAGCTGCAGCTGAGCCATTCTACAAAGCGGGTATAGAGGCATCAATGACTGCAGCAGGAGTATCTGCTACTGATAAGGCTGCTTATCTATTGCTTCAGGGCACGCTGACTGGCACACCTGAAGAAATGCTGAGCCAGATCATCACTCAAAAGTATATCGCTAACTACGGCGTTGCCTTGGAGCCATGGACAGACTGGAGAAGAACAGGTTACCCTGCCATTACTCCGGTACCAACCAACATTGCTGTAATCGACTATATACCAAGAAGCCTTTACTACCCAGAAGCAGAAACAAACACTAACCCGAATGTAAAGCAGAAGCCAGGTATGAATGTTAGAATATTCTGGGATGAGAATTAG
- a CDS encoding ribonuclease HII, with protein sequence MLLSTFSGTVLEAGIDEAGRGCLAGPVVAAAVILPPGYKHQLLNDSKQLNKKQRELLRKDVLQDAVAWAVGEASPTEIDEINILQATYLAMHRAIAALTHTAEYLIVDGNRFKPYGAVPHSCIVKGDGKYLSIAAASVLAKTNRDDLMEQLAVEFSEYGWERNAGYPTAEHRRAIATYGPTHHHRHSFTLLPEPLSAV encoded by the coding sequence ATGTTACTCTCAACATTTAGCGGTACAGTTCTGGAAGCTGGTATAGATGAAGCAGGGCGTGGCTGTTTGGCCGGGCCTGTAGTTGCAGCGGCGGTTATTCTGCCCCCTGGCTATAAGCACCAGTTACTCAACGACTCCAAGCAGCTAAATAAAAAGCAGCGCGAACTCCTGCGCAAAGATGTGTTGCAGGATGCTGTGGCCTGGGCAGTAGGAGAGGCCTCGCCGACTGAAATTGATGAGATAAATATACTGCAGGCAACATACCTGGCCATGCACCGGGCTATAGCTGCCCTTACCCACACAGCAGAATACCTTATAGTTGATGGGAACCGCTTTAAACCATATGGCGCTGTGCCGCATAGTTGTATCGTGAAAGGAGACGGAAAGTATTTGTCTATCGCGGCGGCATCGGTGCTGGCTAAAACAAACCGCGATGACCTGATGGAGCAGTTGGCCGTAGAATTTAGCGAGTATGGCTGGGAACGGAATGCAGGCTACCCTACAGCAGAGCATCGCCGTGCCATCGCAACATACGGGCCCACTCACCACCACCGTCATTCTTTTACCCTGCTGCCTGAACCGCTGAGCGCGGTTTAA
- a CDS encoding response regulator, whose amino-acid sequence MSEKILNILLVEDDYLDIMNVERELKKIGLTQPLHVARNGREALKMLRGEGVPRITPAPKVILLDINMPKMNGMEFLTELRHDPEFSHIPVFIMTTSNEETDRMAAQKLQVSGYILKPLSFENFDNNLSSLDSFSLFLDLIKLK is encoded by the coding sequence ATGAGTGAAAAAATATTAAATATCCTTTTAGTTGAAGATGACTATCTGGATATTATGAATGTAGAGCGAGAGCTTAAAAAGATTGGATTAACACAACCGCTGCACGTAGCGCGCAATGGCCGCGAGGCTCTGAAAATGCTGCGTGGAGAAGGCGTGCCTAGAATTACCCCTGCACCTAAAGTTATACTGCTGGATATAAATATGCCGAAGATGAACGGCATGGAGTTCTTAACAGAGTTGCGTCATGATCCTGAATTCAGTCATATTCCTGTTTTTATTATGACCACGTCTAATGAAGAAACAGACCGTATGGCCGCTCAAAAGTTACAGGTATCCGGTTATATCCTAAAGCCTTTGTCGTTCGAGAACTTCGACAATAACTTATCGTCGTTGGATAGCTTTAGTCTTTTCCTGGATCTGATCAAGCTTAAATAA
- a CDS encoding ATP-binding protein yields MKLSVKLFVGFLLISALFTAVAIVNFRLSEDVNANSDWVTRSQEVVRNSASLQRNIIDMETGIRGFLLNGNETFLIPYTQAKEQMPALFKGLSEYTTYTKEQRQKLKHITGMQKRWEINYAEPLIKITRADLADSTLTDITANVETLLMGEKTLMDSLRVAFRDFNAYEYRVRADRLTRLNSSIENTRQVSTILTIISVVLGLSWAYYITRLITGRIMIMVNLADKISKGEYKTQIIDTANDELSMLSRSLNMMAATIDETFSELDRKNKELDQFAYVVSHDLKAPLRGIEVASRWVEEDMGRSLPDNVKEYLVMMRARVHRMENLINGILALARIGRTTLIEEKVVVYELLQETIDLLSLPDNFKVTIPDNLPVLYTARVQLQQVFSNLISNAAKYNDKEQGSITIGCQEGDEFYTFSVTDNGPGIDKDYHERIFVIFQTLQERDAVESTGVGLAIVKKIVEWQGGTIRIDSEPDHGSTFTFTWPKK; encoded by the coding sequence ATGAAATTATCTGTAAAGCTGTTTGTCGGATTCCTGCTAATCTCGGCACTGTTCACAGCTGTGGCTATAGTTAACTTCCGGCTCTCGGAAGATGTAAATGCGAACTCAGACTGGGTAACACGCTCACAGGAGGTGGTGCGTAATTCAGCATCCCTGCAACGTAACATTATTGATATGGAAACCGGTATCAGGGGCTTTCTGCTGAACGGTAACGAAACTTTCCTGATCCCTTACACCCAGGCAAAAGAACAAATGCCGGCTCTTTTTAAAGGTTTATCGGAATACACAACCTATACAAAAGAGCAAAGACAGAAGCTGAAGCATATTACAGGCATGCAGAAGCGCTGGGAAATAAATTATGCTGAGCCACTGATTAAAATTACAAGGGCAGACCTGGCCGATAGTACCCTAACAGATATAACTGCAAATGTAGAGACCCTGCTGATGGGAGAAAAAACCTTGATGGACTCACTACGTGTTGCCTTCAGGGATTTTAATGCCTACGAATACAGAGTGCGCGCAGACCGGCTTACCCGCCTTAACAGCAGCATTGAGAACACCCGCCAGGTATCAACTATACTAACTATAATCTCTGTAGTGCTGGGCTTAAGCTGGGCGTACTATATTACCCGCCTTATTACAGGCCGTATCATGATAATGGTAAACCTGGCCGATAAGATCTCGAAGGGAGAATATAAAACGCAGATAATTGATACAGCCAATGATGAGCTAAGTATGCTCTCGCGCTCCCTTAATATGATGGCTGCCACTATTGACGAGACATTCTCGGAACTGGACAGGAAAAACAAAGAACTGGACCAGTTTGCCTATGTGGTATCGCATGACCTGAAAGCACCCTTGCGTGGCATAGAAGTAGCGTCGAGATGGGTAGAGGAAGACATGGGGCGTAGCCTGCCTGACAATGTAAAAGAGTACCTGGTAATGATGCGGGCCAGGGTGCACCGCATGGAAAACTTAATTAATGGTATACTGGCCCTTGCGCGAATTGGCCGTACAACCCTGATCGAGGAAAAAGTAGTGGTTTACGAACTGTTGCAGGAAACTATAGATCTGCTCTCTTTACCTGATAATTTTAAAGTAACCATACCTGATAATCTGCCTGTTTTGTATACGGCGCGCGTACAGTTACAACAGGTTTTCTCGAACCTGATCAGTAATGCTGCAAAGTATAACGACAAAGAGCAAGGCAGCATAACTATAGGTTGCCAGGAGGGCGATGAGTTTTATACGTTCTCCGTTACCGACAATGGCCCTGGCATAGATAAAGACTACCATGAGCGCATTTTTGTAATTTTCCAGACTTTACAGGAAAGAGATGCTGTGGAAAGTACTGGAGTGGGCCTGGCCATCGTTAAGAAGATTGTGGAGTGGCAGGGAGGCACCATCCGGATTGACTCTGAACCGGACCATGGTTCAACTTTTACATTTACTTGGCCTAAAAAATAG
- a CDS encoding class I SAM-dependent methyltransferase, whose protein sequence is MREQDEKQHSEEHLGPAREYWWNDDYLELLAQRLHLPYCQTLVDIGCGKGMMGFKFSKYMPDGSNVIGVDYEPGYIAEAQQRAHSQFGHNEINYKFSVGNATDIPLPDNIADITLCQTLLIHVKNPQRVIQEMIRVTKPGAWVVALEPNNLVPNLMFDRYGETDFNVEGMLDVLEIKLRIEKGKKNLGEGFNSLGDVVPDLFLKAGLRDIKVWISDKALSIIPPYDTQEKILRVEQMMQWIETEAMGYDYQDNLNYYMAGGGEKDKFDAYWEKLLYNKITMKQKLLNEEYVSAGGSLVYIVAAQKPR, encoded by the coding sequence TTGAGAGAGCAAGACGAAAAACAACATTCAGAAGAACACCTGGGCCCTGCCCGCGAATACTGGTGGAACGACGACTACCTGGAACTGCTGGCTCAGCGCCTGCACTTACCCTACTGCCAGACTTTAGTAGATATTGGCTGCGGCAAAGGCATGATGGGCTTTAAGTTCTCGAAATACATGCCCGATGGCAGCAACGTAATAGGCGTAGACTATGAACCGGGTTACATAGCAGAGGCGCAGCAGCGCGCGCACAGCCAGTTCGGCCATAACGAGATCAACTATAAATTCAGCGTAGGCAACGCTACCGACATTCCCTTGCCCGATAATATTGCTGATATTACCCTTTGCCAGACCTTACTGATACATGTTAAAAACCCGCAACGTGTAATTCAGGAAATGATACGTGTTACCAAACCGGGTGCCTGGGTAGTTGCCCTGGAGCCCAATAACCTGGTGCCCAACCTGATGTTTGACCGTTACGGCGAAACCGATTTTAACGTGGAGGGCATGCTGGATGTGCTGGAAATAAAGCTCCGCATCGAGAAAGGCAAAAAGAACCTGGGCGAAGGCTTTAACTCGCTGGGCGATGTAGTTCCGGACCTGTTCCTGAAAGCCGGCCTGCGCGACATTAAAGTCTGGATATCGGATAAAGCGCTTTCTATTATACCACCTTACGATACACAGGAAAAGATTCTGCGTGTGGAGCAAATGATGCAATGGATAGAGACCGAAGCCATGGGCTACGACTACCAGGACAACCTGAATTACTACATGGCCGGCGGCGGCGAAAAAGATAAATTTGATGCCTACTGGGAAAAGCTGCTCTACAACAAAATAACCATGAAGCAGAAACTGCTGAACGAGGAATATGTATCGGCAGGCGGTAGTTTGGTTTATATAGTTGCCGCCCAGAAGCCGCGGTAA
- a CDS encoding DUF2911 domain-containing protein, with translation MKKTLIGLAFSAAMLLGTSTVQAQIEIPAASPAASVTQKVGLTDVSISYSRPSLKGRTFGKDVANYGEMWRTGANSPTLIKFNDDITIQGNKVPAGEYVLMSIPAQNEWTIILHKNKELWGNNDAKYDKANDQLRFTVKPQTNPRTIESFTINFANLKNNSADVELLWGKEIASFTITTDVDSKVMAQIQEKVVNGKEISPNMYAAAASYYLSANKDMKQALEWMKKANAKDAKFWNLHAQAKIQANLKDYKGAIKTAEQSIELAKKANNPEYVRMNEQAIAEWKKMK, from the coding sequence ATGAAAAAGACACTTATCGGCTTAGCATTTTCTGCGGCCATGCTACTTGGCACAAGTACAGTACAAGCCCAGATCGAAATTCCTGCTGCCAGCCCTGCTGCCTCTGTTACCCAGAAAGTTGGCTTAACTGATGTTTCCATTTCTTACTCGCGCCCGTCGCTGAAAGGCCGTACGTTTGGCAAAGATGTAGCAAACTATGGCGAAATGTGGAGAACAGGCGCCAACAGCCCGACCCTGATCAAATTCAACGACGACATAACGATACAGGGCAATAAGGTACCTGCCGGCGAGTATGTACTGATGAGCATTCCGGCCCAAAACGAGTGGACCATAATCCTGCACAAGAACAAAGAGCTTTGGGGCAACAACGATGCAAAATACGACAAAGCAAATGATCAGCTTCGTTTTACTGTAAAGCCGCAAACCAACCCGCGGACTATAGAATCCTTTACCATTAACTTCGCTAACCTGAAAAACAACAGCGCTGACGTTGAGTTACTATGGGGCAAGGAGATCGCCAGCTTTACCATTACCACTGACGTGGATAGCAAAGTAATGGCCCAGATTCAGGAGAAAGTAGTAAACGGAAAAGAGATATCGCCAAACATGTATGCGGCAGCTGCATCGTACTACCTGAGTGCCAACAAAGATATGAAGCAGGCGCTGGAGTGGATGAAAAAAGCCAATGCGAAAGATGCTAAATTCTGGAACCTGCATGCACAGGCTAAAATCCAGGCTAATTTAAAAGACTACAAAGGCGCTATAAAAACCGCAGAACAGTCAATAGAACTAGCTAAGAAAGCAAACAACCCGGAATATGTACGTATGAATGAACAGGCCATTGCAGAGTGGAAAAAAATGAAGTAA
- a CDS encoding ABC transporter ATP-binding protein: protein MAKRGFGQTGAQDGEERKKITKENFQRGLRIFSYVLPYKFKFIVGLGFLLFSSLTFMAFPYLVGQLFDSATGNSTGILSNINVIAMGLFGVILLQGIFSFFRVYFFAQVSENAVADIRRDLYSKFMQLPISFYEKRRVGEITSRITTDVAQVQDAMSITLAELFRQFTTLIVGVIIIMWTSIKLSLFMLATFPVLIVLAMVFGRRIKTLSKKTQDELANTNVIVEETLQAINTVKAFTNEMFEVNRYRTTLAKAVRTAITTANYRGAFISFIIIGLFGGIILVIWYGATLVANGDINQGDLVSFVLYTAFIGASVGGLGELYGKVQSALGATERILEILQEQEEPTDKSLRALSQVARVQGNITYQNVAFSYPTRPDIQVLKDISFEARAGEKVAVVGPSGAGKSTIIQLLMRFYDVQGGSITVDGKDLRNMDLTTLRGNIGIVPQEVLLFGGTIKENIAYGRPEATEAEIIEAARKANAYNFIESFPEGLDTLVGERGIKLSGGQRQRVAIARAILKNPAILILDEATSSLDSESEQLVQQAMDVLMKDRTTIIIAHRLATIRKADKILVIDGGEIVEEGSHEQLSANDNGIYANLLRLQFELS from the coding sequence ATGGCAAAACGCGGATTCGGGCAAACAGGAGCGCAGGACGGCGAAGAAAGAAAGAAGATCACAAAGGAAAACTTTCAACGCGGGCTCCGCATTTTCAGCTACGTATTACCTTATAAATTCAAATTTATAGTTGGGCTTGGGTTCCTGCTGTTCTCCAGCCTTACGTTTATGGCTTTTCCATACCTGGTAGGTCAACTCTTCGATTCTGCAACGGGCAACTCTACAGGCATCTTGTCAAACATCAACGTTATAGCTATGGGCTTGTTTGGTGTTATTTTACTGCAGGGCATTTTCTCATTTTTCAGGGTGTACTTTTTTGCGCAGGTAAGCGAGAATGCTGTAGCCGATATCCGCAGAGATCTGTACAGCAAATTCATGCAGTTGCCGATCTCCTTTTATGAGAAGCGCCGTGTAGGGGAAATTACCAGCCGCATTACAACCGATGTTGCACAGGTGCAGGATGCCATGTCTATCACGCTGGCAGAGCTTTTCAGGCAGTTTACCACGCTTATAGTTGGTGTCATCATCATCATGTGGACGTCCATTAAGCTGTCGCTGTTTATGCTGGCTACTTTTCCGGTGCTTATAGTGCTGGCTATGGTCTTTGGCCGCAGAATTAAAACGCTCTCCAAAAAAACGCAGGACGAACTGGCAAACACCAATGTTATAGTTGAAGAAACGCTGCAGGCCATAAACACGGTAAAAGCCTTTACAAACGAAATGTTTGAAGTAAACCGCTACCGTACTACCCTGGCAAAAGCAGTTAGAACAGCTATAACTACAGCAAATTATCGTGGCGCCTTCATCTCGTTCATCATCATTGGCCTTTTTGGCGGCATAATACTGGTTATCTGGTATGGCGCTACACTGGTAGCGAACGGCGATATTAACCAGGGCGATTTGGTTTCATTTGTGTTGTATACCGCCTTTATCGGGGCATCTGTGGGTGGACTCGGCGAACTATACGGTAAGGTTCAGTCAGCCTTAGGTGCCACAGAACGCATATTAGAGATACTGCAGGAACAGGAAGAACCAACCGATAAAAGCCTTCGGGCGCTAAGCCAGGTAGCACGCGTGCAGGGCAATATCACGTATCAGAACGTAGCTTTCTCCTACCCTACCCGCCCGGATATCCAGGTACTGAAAGATATCAGCTTTGAAGCACGTGCCGGCGAAAAAGTAGCTGTAGTTGGACCAAGTGGTGCCGGTAAGTCAACTATAATACAGCTGCTGATGCGCTTTTACGATGTGCAGGGCGGCAGCATCACCGTAGATGGCAAAGACCTGCGCAACATGGACCTGACCACGCTTCGTGGAAACATTGGTATTGTGCCACAGGAAGTATTGCTGTTTGGCGGAACTATAAAAGAAAACATTGCTTATGGCCGCCCGGAAGCTACAGAGGCTGAAATAATTGAAGCTGCCAGAAAAGCCAATGCCTATAATTTTATCGAGTCGTTCCCGGAAGGGCTGGATACGCTGGTTGGCGAACGCGGCATAAAACTATCGGGCGGACAGCGCCAGCGTGTGGCTATTGCCCGCGCTATCCTTAAAAACCCTGCTATTCTAATACTGGACGAAGCAACCAGTTCGCTGGACTCAGAATCGGAGCAACTGGTACAGCAAGCCATGGATGTGCTGATGAAAGACAGAACCACGATCATCATTGCACACCGCCTGGCAACTATAAGAAAGGCAGATAAGATATTGGTGATTGATGGCGGCGAGATTGTGGAAGAGGGCTCGCATGAGCAGCTTTCTGCAAACGACAACGGCATTTACGCCAACCTGCTCAGGCTACAGTTTGAGCTCAGCTAA
- a CDS encoding sodium:solute symporter, translating into MSSTLIISLIIGYFLILITISWFTSKNTDSDTFFLANRQSPWYIVAFGMIGTSLSGVTFVSIPGMVQNAQFSYLQLVLGYLLGYFVIATVLMPLYYRLNLVSIYTYLEQRFGYWSYKTGAAFFLLSRTLGASIRLFLVAGVLQLAVFDDLGVPFAVSVMITIALIWVYTFRGGMKTIIWTDTFQTTAMLIAVVTTIWLISDELNMGFQGMVESVQNSKYSQVFFWDVKDSKYFLKQFFSGAFIAIVMTGLDQDMMQKNLSCKNIGEAQKNMFWFSIILVFVNLLFLTLGALLYIYANSKGITLPAKGDDVFPFLALNHFTPFLGIVFILGIIAITYASADSALTALTTSFCVDFLNFSERSEHERVRLRYIVHFGVSVVMVLVIIAFDILNSESVITAVFKVAGYTYGPLLGLYTFGLYTKRAIRDRFVPAICIIAPILTYIISYNSVEWLYGYEFGFEVLILNGFLTFVGLFAISSGKTDDLELAQGK; encoded by the coding sequence ATGTCTTCTACCCTTATTATAAGCCTGATTATTGGCTACTTCCTTATTCTGATCACTATTTCCTGGTTCACGAGTAAGAACACCGACTCCGATACCTTTTTCCTGGCAAACCGACAGTCGCCGTGGTACATTGTGGCCTTTGGCATGATCGGCACTTCGCTTTCGGGGGTAACGTTTGTGTCAATTCCGGGGATGGTGCAGAATGCGCAGTTCTCTTACCTGCAACTGGTTTTAGGTTACCTGCTGGGCTATTTTGTAATTGCCACGGTGCTGATGCCACTGTACTATAGGTTAAATTTAGTATCTATTTACACGTACCTGGAGCAACGTTTTGGGTACTGGTCTTACAAAACCGGAGCGGCTTTCTTCCTGCTTTCGCGCACGCTGGGGGCTTCTATCCGCTTGTTTCTGGTAGCAGGTGTGCTGCAGTTAGCGGTATTCGATGATCTGGGTGTTCCGTTTGCCGTTTCGGTTATGATAACGATAGCGCTGATCTGGGTTTATACGTTCCGGGGTGGCATGAAAACCATTATCTGGACCGACACTTTCCAGACTACGGCCATGCTGATCGCGGTTGTTACCACCATCTGGCTTATTTCGGATGAACTGAACATGGGCTTCCAGGGGATGGTCGAGAGTGTGCAGAACAGCAAGTACTCGCAGGTGTTTTTCTGGGATGTAAAAGACAGCAAATATTTTCTGAAGCAGTTCTTTTCAGGTGCCTTTATAGCTATCGTTATGACTGGCCTGGACCAGGATATGATGCAGAAGAATCTGAGCTGCAAAAACATTGGCGAAGCCCAGAAAAACATGTTCTGGTTCAGCATTATACTGGTGTTTGTAAACCTGCTCTTCCTTACGCTGGGAGCATTGCTTTACATTTACGCGAACTCTAAAGGCATAACCCTGCCGGCCAAAGGCGATGATGTGTTCCCGTTCCTGGCGCTTAACCACTTCACGCCATTCCTGGGCATTGTGTTTATTCTGGGCATTATTGCCATAACCTACGCCTCCGCCGACTCTGCGCTTACGGCTCTCACAACATCCTTCTGTGTCGACTTCCTGAACTTTAGTGAACGTTCGGAGCACGAGCGCGTACGTTTACGCTACATTGTACACTTCGGGGTTTCAGTAGTGATGGTGCTGGTCATTATTGCCTTTGATATTCTGAACTCTGAAAGTGTGATAACGGCTGTATTTAAAGTGGCAGGTTATACCTATGGGCCATTGCTTGGTCTCTACACTTTCGGGCTTTATACGAAACGCGCCATCCGCGACAGGTTTGTACCGGCCATCTGTATCATTGCTCCAATTCTCACTTACATCATCAGTTATAATTCTGTAGAGTGGCTGTATGGGTACGAGTTCGGCTTTGAAGTGCTGATCCTGAATGGCTTCCTGACCTTTGTAGGTTTATTCGCCATCTCATCCGGCAAAACAGACGATCTGGAGCTGGCGCAGGGAAAATAG
- a CDS encoding MBL fold metallo-hydrolase — translation MQNKEPKVRHINNPKLETIKPGYKGNKIIRNQFANGDELYNPDFSNVIRWKLSGNPQKAEKKADTYTPPVVTDSNFIHADEDMIVWLGHATFFIRLQGITFLIDPILYDLPLIKRRVCLPCAPEELKNIDFVMLSHAHRDHLDIKSLRTVCRSNPNLKVLAPLHAGSLIRSASKHLPYQEAGWYQRYDIVPDHLEIYFVPASHWHRRGLFDMNTVLWGGFIIKTKEQTIYFAGDTGFNGHFEEMQETFGPLDICIMPVGAYKPTFMMQKSHLNPNEAVRAYNILRGGTFIPMHYGTFDLSDEPASEPVRLLQQIAAAGLISGLKIPAIGEPLLLRDLA, via the coding sequence TTGCAGAACAAGGAACCTAAAGTAAGGCACATCAACAACCCGAAGCTGGAAACTATAAAACCAGGCTACAAAGGCAACAAGATCATACGCAACCAGTTTGCAAACGGCGACGAACTATACAATCCCGATTTCAGCAACGTGATCCGCTGGAAACTCTCCGGTAACCCACAAAAAGCAGAAAAGAAAGCCGACACCTATACGCCACCTGTAGTTACAGACAGCAACTTTATACATGCCGATGAGGACATGATCGTGTGGCTTGGGCATGCTACTTTTTTTATACGACTACAGGGCATAACTTTTCTCATCGACCCGATTTTGTATGATCTGCCGCTGATAAAACGCCGGGTTTGCCTGCCCTGCGCGCCCGAAGAGCTGAAGAACATTGATTTTGTAATGCTCTCCCACGCCCACCGCGATCACCTGGATATAAAGTCGCTGCGCACTGTTTGCCGCAGCAACCCTAACTTAAAAGTGCTGGCCCCGCTACACGCAGGCAGCCTTATCCGGAGTGCCAGCAAACACCTGCCTTACCAGGAAGCCGGCTGGTACCAGCGCTACGACATCGTCCCGGACCATCTCGAAATTTATTTTGTTCCGGCATCGCACTGGCATCGTCGCGGCCTTTTCGATATGAACACGGTGCTGTGGGGCGGCTTTATCATCAAAACAAAAGAACAAACCATATACTTTGCCGGCGACACTGGTTTTAACGGCCATTTTGAGGAGATGCAGGAAACGTTTGGCCCGCTGGATATTTGCATTATGCCTGTAGGCGCGTATAAACCTACTTTTATGATGCAGAAAAGCCACCTGAACCCGAACGAGGCTGTGCGGGCGTACAACATTCTGCGTGGCGGCACTTTTATACCCATGCACTATGGCACGTTCGACTTATCGGATGAGCCGGCAAGCGAGCCGGTGCGGTTACTGCAACAGATTGCTGCTGCCGGCCTGATCAGTGGCTTAAAAATACCCGCCATCGGCGAACCGTTACTGCTTCGCGATCTGGCCTAA
- a CDS encoding BamA/TamA family outer membrane protein has protein sequence MKIAVKIVMVCLMCFAGNAMAQAPVKATTDALPATPRLSYNLNLGASYNSYFGASTYVQPTARYQVTDRFRGYASFTYVSSMPRNYAFTTEGGTVVRRSQGNSQYIVSVGGDYLVNDRLILSGNVWKDLSNMPQELGAYNNYNYMGRQGADFSATYKISDKFSVSGAVRYTDGASPYYNPYYNSGFGHSPFGY, from the coding sequence GTGAAAATAGCAGTTAAAATAGTAATGGTTTGCCTGATGTGCTTTGCCGGAAACGCCATGGCACAGGCACCTGTAAAAGCAACTACAGATGCTTTGCCAGCCACACCGCGCCTTAGCTACAACCTGAACCTGGGAGCCAGCTACAACAGCTATTTCGGGGCCAGCACCTATGTGCAGCCAACTGCCCGCTACCAGGTTACAGACCGCTTCAGGGGGTATGCCAGCTTTACTTATGTAAGCTCCATGCCGCGCAACTATGCCTTTACTACCGAGGGAGGAACTGTAGTTCGTCGTTCGCAGGGCAACAGCCAGTACATAGTTAGTGTAGGCGGCGATTACCTGGTAAATGATCGTTTGATCCTGAGCGGAAACGTTTGGAAGGACCTGTCGAATATGCCACAGGAACTGGGGGCGTACAACAACTATAACTACATGGGCCGCCAGGGCGCCGATTTCAGTGCAACTTACAAGATAAGCGATAAGTTTTCGGTTTCGGGTGCAGTTCGCTACACAGATGGCGCCTCGCCGTACTATAATCCGTACTATAATTCAGGTTTCGGACACAGCCCGTTCGGATATTAA